In one Drosophila pseudoobscura strain MV-25-SWS-2005 chromosome X, UCI_Dpse_MV25, whole genome shotgun sequence genomic region, the following are encoded:
- the CPT2 gene encoding carnitine O-palmitoyltransferase 2, mitochondrial encodes MFRAKVNRSLSFLSTNSSRTTTTHGQHYQYLQCSKLPTLYFQRSLPRLPIPRLDQTCQRFLAAVEPLLTPEEQAGTRRAVEEFRQGAGMELHARLQASDAANKHTSYISQPWFDMYLADRVPLPLNYNPLLVMKSDPRPEYQQQVVRATNLIISSLRFWRSLQADLLEPEVYHMDARKSDTAGYRRWMKVAPKALATYASYAFKAFPLDMSQYSRLFGTARIPRLGRDELVQAPDSKHVLVMRRGHMYAVNVLDSSGYIESPSVILGRLRAVLRLDSEREAAAVPLGVLTASQRDEWAKNRAHFVSNPRNADLLQSEVDAALFCVCLDSEEDGVYDDSHQEPLLKHLLAGKAQNRWFDKSISLLISADGTTAVNFEHSWGDGVAVLRYFNELYRDTQRQPFVSTESVHTPAEGDLANVRPLDFEIDEATRSAVAEAYAKNAAIVDGLDMHLLRYPHLNKPACKQYGLSPDSIIQLSFQLAHRQAFAGYVGSYESCSTSAFRHGRTETMRPCTTATRSFCEALLQPARSRPPAGELRAMIDQCSRVHGQLTKEAAMGQGFDRHLFALRNTAQREGLPVPALYETEAYRRLNNNIISTSTLGSDALLAGSFGPVVRNGFGIGYSIQNDFAGAIVTTYRNQADGKVFIDSLESAFDKICAVIKESDSGSKERK; translated from the exons ATGTTCAGGGCAAAGGTCAACAGGAGCCTCTCCTTCCTCTCGACGAACTCGTCGCgcacgacgacgacgcacgGCCAGCACTACCAGTACCTGCAGTGCTCGAAGCTGCCGACCCTCTACTTCCAGCGCTCGCTGCCCCGCCTGCCGATCCCGCGGCTGGATCAGACCTGCCAGCGCTTCCTGGCGGCCGTCGAGCCGCTGCTGACGCCCGAGGAGCAGGCGGGCACACGGCGGGCGGTCGAGGAGTTCCGGCAGGGCGCCGGCATGGAGCTGCACGCCCGGCTGCAGGCCAGCGACGCCGCCAACAAGCACACCAGCTACATATCGCAGCCGTGGTTCGACATGTACCTGGCCGACCGCGTGCCCCTGCCGCTCAACTACAATCCGCTGCTGGTGATGAAGAGCGACCCGCGGCCGGAGTACCAGCAGCAGGTGGTGCGGGCCACCAACCTGATCATCAGCTCGCTGCGCTTCTGGCGGTCGCTGCAGGCCGACCTGCTCGAGCCGGAGGTGTACCACATGGACGCCAGAAAGAGCGACACGGCCGGCTACCGGCGCTGGATGAAGGTGGCCCCCAAGGCCCTCGCCACCTACGCCTCGTACGCCTTCAAGGCCTTCCCCCTGGACATGAGCCAGTACAGCCGGCTGTTCGGCACCGCGCGGATCCCCCGCCTGGGCCGGGACGAGCTCGTCCAGGCGCCGGACTCCAAGCACGTCCTGGTGATGCGGCGCGGCCACATGTACGCGGTGAACGTGCTCGACTCCAGCGGCTACATCGAGAGCCCCAGCGTGATTCTGGGCCGGCTGAGGGCCGTGCTGCGGCTGGACTCGGAGCGGGAGGCAGCCGCCGTCCCGCTGGGCGTCCTCACCGCCTCGCAGCGCGACGAGTGGGCCAAGAACAGGGCCCACTTTGTGAGCAACCCGCGGAACGCCGATCTGCTGCAGAGCGAGGTGGACGCCGCCCTCTTCTGCGTGTGCCTGGACTCCGAGGAGGACGGCGTGTACGACGACAGCCACCAGGAGCCGCTGCTGAAGCATCTACTGGCGGGAAAGGCGCAGAATCG GTGGTTCGACAAGTCCATCTCGCTGCTGATCAGCGCGGACGGCACCACGGCCGTCAACTTCGAGCACTCCTGGGGCGACGGCGTGGCCGTTCTGCGCTACTTCAACGAGCTCTACAGGGACACCCAGCGGCAGCCGTTCGTCTCCACGGAGAGCGTGCACACGCCCGCGGAGGGGGACCTGGCCAACGTGCGGCCCCTCGACTTTGAGATCGACGAGGCGACCAGGTCGGCCGTGGCGGAGGCCTACGCCAAGAACGCCGCCATTGTGGACGGCCTGGACATGCACCTGCTGCGGTACCCGCACCTGAACAAGCCCGCCTGCAAGCAGTACGGCCTGAGCCCCGACTCCATCATCCAGCTGTCCTTCCAGCTGGCCCACCGCCAGGCCTTCGCCGGCTACGTCGGCAGCTACGAGTCCTGCAGCACCTCGGCCTTCCGCCACGGGCGCACCGAGACGATGCGGCCCTGCACCACGGCCACGCGGAGCTTCTGCGAGGCCCTGCTCCAGCCGGCGCGGAGCAGGCCGCCCGCCGGCGAGCTGCGGGCCATGATCGACCAGTGCAGCCGGGTCCACGGGCAGCTCACCAAGGAGGCGGCCATGGGCCAGGGCTTCGACCGGCACCTCTTCGCCCTGCGCAACACCGCCCAGCGGGAGGGCCTGCCCGTGCCCGCCCTCTACGAGACGGAGGCCTATCGGCgcctcaacaacaacatcatcagcaCCTCCACCCTCGGCTCGGATGCCCTGCTGGCGGGCTCCTTTGGCCCGGTCGTGCGGAATGGCTTTGGCATTGG CTATTCCATACAGAATGATTTCGCCGGAGCGATTGTCACCACGTACAGGAACCAGGCCGACGGCAAGGTGTTTATTGACAGCCTGGAATCGGCATTCGACAAAATATGTGCCGTCATCAAGGagagcgacagcggcagcaaggAGCGGAAATAA